One part of the Vicia villosa cultivar HV-30 ecotype Madison, WI unplaced genomic scaffold, Vvil1.0 ctg.003716F_1_1, whole genome shotgun sequence genome encodes these proteins:
- the LOC131641401 gene encoding uncharacterized protein LOC131641401 — MALTSSSHQASMIVEFGKSFHVKPETTKFFLKDSKPVIEHINDFESLRVNGYQLQHFFKFQGWMEYFYMLNGATFPYLVKDSWVRAEIYDGDVATIEEIHKVTNNRELKGKSRDETGFPEFKEVGINYALMGVDVTITLNHISKLLGMENVG, encoded by the coding sequence ATGGCTTTAACATCTTCCTCTCATCAAGCTTCTATGATCGTTGAATTTGGAAAAAGCTTTCATGTCAAACCAGAAACCACAAAGTTTTTTCTCAAAGATTCGAAGCCAGTTATTGAGCATATTAATGATTTTGAATCGTTAAGGGTGAATGGGTATCAGTTGCAACATTTCTTCAAATTTCAAGGATGGATGGAGTACTTTTATATGTTGAATGGGGCAACCTTTCCCTACTTGGTTAAAGATTCCTGGGTAAGGGCTGAGATTTATGATGGAGATGTAGCTACTATTGAAGAAATTCATAAGGTTACTAATAATAGAGAACTCAAAGGTAAGTCTAGGGATGAAACGGGTTTTCCTGAGTTCAAAGAGGTGGGAATCAATTATGCATTGATGGGAGTTGATGTGACCATCACTCTAAATCATATTTCTAAACTTCTAGGCATGGAAAATGTTGGTAG
- the LOC131641400 gene encoding NDR1/HIN1-like protein 10: MAPVHPHNRCRRCCCCLFGVIWKLLLGIIILIGLIFLIFSLVVQPRAFRFSVNEAKLTQFNYTTTTNTLRYNLVLNFTARNPNKKLNFYYDEVEGHVSYHGIRFASTDVITWLNSFRQYTKSTNVMSGVFSGQRVVVFDHDQVSDFEHDKKEGVFHIDVKLYTNMRFRLGDFIFGDNKSNIKCGIDVPFGSNGTKLLNAFEPTTCDVNF; encoded by the coding sequence ATGGCACCGGTGCATCCTCACAACCGTTGTAGAAGATGCTGTTGCTGCCTCTTCGGCGTAATTTGGAAGCTTCTCTTGGGAATAATCATCCTCATTGGTCTGATATTCCTCATTTTCTCCCTCGTCGTCCAACCACGAGCCTTCAGATTCAGTGTCAATGAAgccaaactcacccaattcaaCTACACCACCACCACCAACACCCTCCGTTACAACCTCGTACTCAACTTCACGGCACGTAACCCAAACAAAAAACTCAACTTTTACTATGACGAAGTTGAGGGACACGTGTCCTACCACGGGATAAGATTCGCCTCAACGGACGTTATAACCTGGTTAAATTCGTTCCGCCAATACACGAAAAGCACGAACGTTATGAGTGGTGTTTTCTCTGGGCAACGTGTTGTGGTTTTTGATCATGATCAAGTTTCTGATTTTGAACATGACAAGAAAGAAGGAGTTTTTCATATTGATGTGAAATTATACACTAATATGAGGTTTAGGCTTGGTGATTTTATTTTTGGAGATAATAAGAGTAACATTAAATGTGGGATTGATGTTCCTTTTGGTTCAAATGGGACTAAGCTCTTGAATGCATTTGAACCCACCACATGTGATGTTAATTTTTAA